In a genomic window of Suricata suricatta isolate VVHF042 chromosome 12, meerkat_22Aug2017_6uvM2_HiC, whole genome shotgun sequence:
- the REXO1 gene encoding RNA exonuclease 1 homolog isoform X1 yields MVGMIVPILQMRKLRPRDRDGKPLSCIRVAGLGYDPYNPELPKPPVQRENGALGGGQGPRSDILELELVNQAIEAVRSEVELEQRRYQELLETAREHGSAEAPVVAPRGPAAGLDEDAFPLSFDYSPGGHPLLSPDAGYQPTPLAAAAEVGGKYSPAALDRAQGRGGGAGGALEYVPKAVSQPRRCGRPVPSGKYVVDDSRPSTDLEYDPLSNFSARLLSRASSKDDRAPKRPRGSRGSEPYTPALKKPCDPFASCDARFSDSDDDATATPGSRPATASPPPAQAAAESKAPGKPASREGQETEEGGLRETKEMAVQCDVEDLGPPPKGLGREPVAKPSSPSRASQDPSGPKEGRAKKKRSGAPAAPGRKDSARRKDQGKDGEQGRPAGKPRADQRGPQASSPRHGARQPEGTKKKPSSATPVASSGNSRPDRRGFHQLPSRTGGKTPSGKLVERKARSLDEGASRDAPKLQKRALSHADLFGDESEDEGPGPGPAAPPALPCLSSSSDSDSDSDQSVGCSLAQGPRKRLKAPQPPCPAPASPSSSSSASGAGGEVDYAALEKEVDFDSDPMEECLRIFNESTSVKTEDRGRRARQPPKEEQGEDQGRSGLTTLFPGQKRRISHLSKQGKEAEPGRRGPALPARPPTAQEVCYQRAQQAQRDSAAWLQAAQQPAEKPASSVHISAPGEKRRIAHVPNPRLAAAPTGARRTLAASSSQPPNGPEPGSQPLKARTLSGMASKTTTTVTPKRVAHSPSLQSLKKPIIPKEFGGKVPTVIRQRYLNLFIEECLKFCSSSQEAIEKALNEEKVAYDRSPSKNIYLNVAVNTLKKLRGLAPSPTPGLKTGSRRVVSHEMVLGGKLATKTSFSLSRPSSPRVEDLKGAALYGRLKEYLLTEEQLKEHGYPFPHPERPGGAVLFTAEDKKPKDSACRICCRCGAEYLVSPSGRCVRAEECHYHWGRLRRNRVAGGWETQYTCCSAAIGSTGCQVAKQHVQDGRKENLEGFVKTFDKELAEDAHPGIYALDCEMSYTTRGLELTRVTVVDADAQVVYDTFVRPDNEVVDYNTRFSGVTEADLVDTSISLRDVQAVLLSMFSADTVLIGHSLESDLLALKVIHSTVVDTSVLFPHRLGLPYKRSLRNLMADYLRQIIQDNVDGHSSSEDASACMHLVIWKIREDAKTKR; encoded by the exons GGCTTGGCTACGATCCGTACAACCCCGAGCTGCCCAAGCCCCCCGTGCAGAGGGAGAATGGCGCCCTGGGCGGAGGGCAGGGGCCGCGCTCGGACatcctggagctggagctggtCAACCAGGCCATCGAGGCCGTGCGCTCGGAGGTGGAGCTGGAGCAGCGGCGGTACCAGGAGCTCCTGGAGACGGCCCGCGAGCACGGCTCTGCCGAGGCCCCGGTCGTGGCGCCCCGAGGCCCCGCTGCCGGCCTGGACGAGGACGCCTTCCCGCTGTCCTTCGACTACAGCCCCGGTGGCCATCCCCTGCTAAGCCCCGATGCCGGGTACCAGCCCACTCCTCTGGCCGCCGCCGCCGAGGTGGGCGGCAAGTACTCCCCGGCTGCGTTGGATCGGGCTCAGGGCCGCGGCGGAGGTGCCGGCGGCGCCTTGGAGTATGTGCCCAAGGCGGTGAGCCAGCCCCGGCGGTGCGGCCGCCCCGTGCCCAGCGGCAAGTACGTGGTGGACGACTCCAGGCCGTCCACAGACCTGGAGTATGACCCTCTGTCCAACTTCTCTGCTCGGCTGCTCAGCAGGGCCAGCTCCAAGGATGACAGGGCCCCCAAGAGGCCCCGGGGCTCCCGGGGCAGCGAGCCCTACACGCCCGCCCTCAAGAAGCCCTGTGACCCCTTTGCCAGCTGCGACGCCAGGTTCTCAGACTCTGACGACGACGCCACCGCCACCCCGGGCTCCAGGCCTGCCACCGCGAGCCCCCCGCCAGCCCAGGCAGCCGCCGAGAGCAAGGCCCCAGGAAAGCCAGCCTCCAGGGAGGGCCAAGAGACGGAGGAGGGTGGCCTGAGAGAGACCAAGGAGATGGCCGTGCAGTGTGACGTGGAGGACCTTGGGCCGCCCCCCAAGGGTCTCGGCAGGGAGCCGGTGGCCAAGCCCAGCTCCCCGTCCAGGGCCTCGCAGGACCCCAGCGGCCCTAAGGAGGGGAGAGCCAAGAAGAAGAGAAGCGGGGCCCCGGCCGCCCCTGGACGCAAGGACAGCGCCCGGAGGAAGGATCAGGGTAAAGACGGAGAGCAGGGCCGGCCGGCTGGGAAACCCCGTGCGGACCAGCGGGGCCCGCAGGCCAGCAGCCCCCGGCACGGGGCCAGGCAGCCCGAAGGGACCAAGAAGAAGCCATCTTCGGCCACCCCGGTGGCCAGCTCAGGGAACAGCCGGCCCGACCGCAGGGGCTTCCACCAGCTGCCAAGCAGGACAGGCGGGAAGACCCCGTCGGGGAAGCTGGTGGAGCGGAAGGCCCGCTCGCTGGACGAGGGTGCCTCCCGGGACGCCCCCAAGCTGCAGAAGCGGGCCCTGAGCCACGCTGACCTCTTCGGGGACGAGAGTGAGGATGAGGGCCCCGGCCCAGGGCCTGCGgcgccccccgccctgccctgccTCAGCTCCAGCTCCGACTCGGATTCGGACTCGGACCAAAGCGTGGGCTGCTCCCTTGCTCAGGGGCCACGCAAGCGCCTCAAAGCCCCGCAGCCCCCCTGTcctgcccccgcctccccctcGTCCTCGTCCTCTGCCTCCGGGGCCGGTGGCGAGGTGGACTACGCAGCCCTGGAGAAGGAGGTCGACTTCGACTCCGACCCCATGGAGGAGTGTCTGCGCATCTTCAACGAGTCCACAAGCGTGAAGACCGAGGACAGGGGCCGGCGGGCCCGGCAG CCTCCCAAGGAAGAGCAGGGGGAAGACCAGGGGCGCTCGGGCCTCACCACTCTGTTCCCCGGGCAGAAGAGGAGAATTTCTCATCTCTCCAAGCAAGGCAAGGAG GCGGAGCCGGGCAGGAGAGGCCCGGCACTGCCTGCCCGGCCTCCCACCGCCCAGGAGGTGTGCTACCAGCGGGCCCAGCAGGCCCAGCGGGACTCGGCCGCCTGGCTCCAGGCTGCCCAGCAGCCAGCCGAGAAGCCAGCGTCCTCCGTCCACATCTCCGCCccgggagagaagaggaggattGCCCATGTCCCCAACCCCCGCCTGGCTGCAG CCCCCACAGGTGCCAGGAGGACCCTCGCCGCCAGCAGCAGCCAGCCTCCCAATGGCCCCGAGCCGGGCAGCCAACCCCTGAAGGCGCGCACGTTGTCGGGCATGGCGTCCAAGACGACCACCACCGTCACCCCCAAGCGTGTTGCCCACAGCCCGTCTTTACAG AGTTTAAAGAAGCCCATTATCCCCAAAGAGTTTGGGGGCAAAGTCCCCACTGTCATCCGCCAGCGGTATCTCAACTTGTTCATTGAGGAGTGCCTCAAGTTCTGCTCTTCAAGTCAGGAAGCCATAGAGAAG GCGCTGAACGAGGAGAAAGTGGCCTACGACCGGAGCCCCAGCAAGAACATCTATCTGAATGTCGCCGTGAACACCCTCAAGAAGCTCCGgggcctggctcccagccccacGCCGGGCCTCA AAACCGGCAGTAGGAGGGTCGTGTCCCACGAGATGGTGCTGGGGGGCAAGTTGGCCACTAAAACTAGCTTCTCGCTCAGCCGCCCGAGCAGCCCCCGGGTGGAGGACCTGAAAG GGGCTGCGCTGTACGGCCGCCTCAAGGAGTACCTGCTCACGGAGGAGCAGCTCAAGGAGCACGGCTACCCCTTCCCGCACCCCGAGCGGCCGGGGGGCGCCGTGCTCTTCACAGCCGAGGACAAGAAGCCCAAGGACT CCGCCTGCCGAATCTGCTGCCGCTGTGGCGCCGAGTACCTCGTGTCCCCGTCCGGCCGCTGCGTGCGCGCAGAGGAGTGTCACTACCACTGGGGGCGGCTCCGCCGGAACCGAg TGGCCGGCGGCTGGGAGACCCAGTACACGTGCTGCTCCGCCGCCATCGGCTCCACCGGCTGTCAGGTCGCCAAG CAACACGTGCAGGATGGCAGGAAGGAAAACCTCGAAGGCTTTGTGAAAACTTTTGATAAAGAGCTCGCAGAAGATGCCCACCCCGGCATTTACGCCCTGGACTGCGAGATG TCCTACACCACGCGCGGCCTGGAGCTGACGCGCGTCACGGTGGTGGACGCGGACGCGCAGGTGGTGTACGACACCTTCGTCAGGCCGGACAACGAGGTCGTGGACTACAACACCAG GTTTTCGGGGGTCACTGAGGCTGACCTCGTGGACACGAGCATCTCGCTCCGCGACGTGCAGGCCGTCCTCCTGAGCATGTTCAGCGCCGACACCGTCCTCATCGGGCACAGCCTGGAGAGCGACCTCCTGGCCTTGAAG GTCATTCACAGCACCGTGGTGGACACGTCTGTGCTCTTCCCGCACCGCCTGGGCCTCCCCTACAAGCGCTCCCTGCGGAACCTCATGGCCGACTACCTCAGACAGATCATCCAGGACAACG TGGACGGGCACAGCTCCAGCGAGGACGCCAGCGCCTGCATGCACCTGGTGATCTGGAAGATCCGAGAAGACGCCAAGACCAAGCGGTGA
- the REXO1 gene encoding RNA exonuclease 1 homolog isoform X2 has translation MRKLRPRDRDGKPLSCIRVAGLGYDPYNPELPKPPVQRENGALGGGQGPRSDILELELVNQAIEAVRSEVELEQRRYQELLETAREHGSAEAPVVAPRGPAAGLDEDAFPLSFDYSPGGHPLLSPDAGYQPTPLAAAAEVGGKYSPAALDRAQGRGGGAGGALEYVPKAVSQPRRCGRPVPSGKYVVDDSRPSTDLEYDPLSNFSARLLSRASSKDDRAPKRPRGSRGSEPYTPALKKPCDPFASCDARFSDSDDDATATPGSRPATASPPPAQAAAESKAPGKPASREGQETEEGGLRETKEMAVQCDVEDLGPPPKGLGREPVAKPSSPSRASQDPSGPKEGRAKKKRSGAPAAPGRKDSARRKDQGKDGEQGRPAGKPRADQRGPQASSPRHGARQPEGTKKKPSSATPVASSGNSRPDRRGFHQLPSRTGGKTPSGKLVERKARSLDEGASRDAPKLQKRALSHADLFGDESEDEGPGPGPAAPPALPCLSSSSDSDSDSDQSVGCSLAQGPRKRLKAPQPPCPAPASPSSSSSASGAGGEVDYAALEKEVDFDSDPMEECLRIFNESTSVKTEDRGRRARQPPKEEQGEDQGRSGLTTLFPGQKRRISHLSKQGKEAEPGRRGPALPARPPTAQEVCYQRAQQAQRDSAAWLQAAQQPAEKPASSVHISAPGEKRRIAHVPNPRLAAAPTGARRTLAASSSQPPNGPEPGSQPLKARTLSGMASKTTTTVTPKRVAHSPSLQSLKKPIIPKEFGGKVPTVIRQRYLNLFIEECLKFCSSSQEAIEKALNEEKVAYDRSPSKNIYLNVAVNTLKKLRGLAPSPTPGLKTGSRRVVSHEMVLGGKLATKTSFSLSRPSSPRVEDLKGAALYGRLKEYLLTEEQLKEHGYPFPHPERPGGAVLFTAEDKKPKDSACRICCRCGAEYLVSPSGRCVRAEECHYHWGRLRRNRVAGGWETQYTCCSAAIGSTGCQVAKQHVQDGRKENLEGFVKTFDKELAEDAHPGIYALDCEMSYTTRGLELTRVTVVDADAQVVYDTFVRPDNEVVDYNTRFSGVTEADLVDTSISLRDVQAVLLSMFSADTVLIGHSLESDLLALKVIHSTVVDTSVLFPHRLGLPYKRSLRNLMADYLRQIIQDNVDGHSSSEDASACMHLVIWKIREDAKTKR, from the exons GGCTTGGCTACGATCCGTACAACCCCGAGCTGCCCAAGCCCCCCGTGCAGAGGGAGAATGGCGCCCTGGGCGGAGGGCAGGGGCCGCGCTCGGACatcctggagctggagctggtCAACCAGGCCATCGAGGCCGTGCGCTCGGAGGTGGAGCTGGAGCAGCGGCGGTACCAGGAGCTCCTGGAGACGGCCCGCGAGCACGGCTCTGCCGAGGCCCCGGTCGTGGCGCCCCGAGGCCCCGCTGCCGGCCTGGACGAGGACGCCTTCCCGCTGTCCTTCGACTACAGCCCCGGTGGCCATCCCCTGCTAAGCCCCGATGCCGGGTACCAGCCCACTCCTCTGGCCGCCGCCGCCGAGGTGGGCGGCAAGTACTCCCCGGCTGCGTTGGATCGGGCTCAGGGCCGCGGCGGAGGTGCCGGCGGCGCCTTGGAGTATGTGCCCAAGGCGGTGAGCCAGCCCCGGCGGTGCGGCCGCCCCGTGCCCAGCGGCAAGTACGTGGTGGACGACTCCAGGCCGTCCACAGACCTGGAGTATGACCCTCTGTCCAACTTCTCTGCTCGGCTGCTCAGCAGGGCCAGCTCCAAGGATGACAGGGCCCCCAAGAGGCCCCGGGGCTCCCGGGGCAGCGAGCCCTACACGCCCGCCCTCAAGAAGCCCTGTGACCCCTTTGCCAGCTGCGACGCCAGGTTCTCAGACTCTGACGACGACGCCACCGCCACCCCGGGCTCCAGGCCTGCCACCGCGAGCCCCCCGCCAGCCCAGGCAGCCGCCGAGAGCAAGGCCCCAGGAAAGCCAGCCTCCAGGGAGGGCCAAGAGACGGAGGAGGGTGGCCTGAGAGAGACCAAGGAGATGGCCGTGCAGTGTGACGTGGAGGACCTTGGGCCGCCCCCCAAGGGTCTCGGCAGGGAGCCGGTGGCCAAGCCCAGCTCCCCGTCCAGGGCCTCGCAGGACCCCAGCGGCCCTAAGGAGGGGAGAGCCAAGAAGAAGAGAAGCGGGGCCCCGGCCGCCCCTGGACGCAAGGACAGCGCCCGGAGGAAGGATCAGGGTAAAGACGGAGAGCAGGGCCGGCCGGCTGGGAAACCCCGTGCGGACCAGCGGGGCCCGCAGGCCAGCAGCCCCCGGCACGGGGCCAGGCAGCCCGAAGGGACCAAGAAGAAGCCATCTTCGGCCACCCCGGTGGCCAGCTCAGGGAACAGCCGGCCCGACCGCAGGGGCTTCCACCAGCTGCCAAGCAGGACAGGCGGGAAGACCCCGTCGGGGAAGCTGGTGGAGCGGAAGGCCCGCTCGCTGGACGAGGGTGCCTCCCGGGACGCCCCCAAGCTGCAGAAGCGGGCCCTGAGCCACGCTGACCTCTTCGGGGACGAGAGTGAGGATGAGGGCCCCGGCCCAGGGCCTGCGgcgccccccgccctgccctgccTCAGCTCCAGCTCCGACTCGGATTCGGACTCGGACCAAAGCGTGGGCTGCTCCCTTGCTCAGGGGCCACGCAAGCGCCTCAAAGCCCCGCAGCCCCCCTGTcctgcccccgcctccccctcGTCCTCGTCCTCTGCCTCCGGGGCCGGTGGCGAGGTGGACTACGCAGCCCTGGAGAAGGAGGTCGACTTCGACTCCGACCCCATGGAGGAGTGTCTGCGCATCTTCAACGAGTCCACAAGCGTGAAGACCGAGGACAGGGGCCGGCGGGCCCGGCAG CCTCCCAAGGAAGAGCAGGGGGAAGACCAGGGGCGCTCGGGCCTCACCACTCTGTTCCCCGGGCAGAAGAGGAGAATTTCTCATCTCTCCAAGCAAGGCAAGGAG GCGGAGCCGGGCAGGAGAGGCCCGGCACTGCCTGCCCGGCCTCCCACCGCCCAGGAGGTGTGCTACCAGCGGGCCCAGCAGGCCCAGCGGGACTCGGCCGCCTGGCTCCAGGCTGCCCAGCAGCCAGCCGAGAAGCCAGCGTCCTCCGTCCACATCTCCGCCccgggagagaagaggaggattGCCCATGTCCCCAACCCCCGCCTGGCTGCAG CCCCCACAGGTGCCAGGAGGACCCTCGCCGCCAGCAGCAGCCAGCCTCCCAATGGCCCCGAGCCGGGCAGCCAACCCCTGAAGGCGCGCACGTTGTCGGGCATGGCGTCCAAGACGACCACCACCGTCACCCCCAAGCGTGTTGCCCACAGCCCGTCTTTACAG AGTTTAAAGAAGCCCATTATCCCCAAAGAGTTTGGGGGCAAAGTCCCCACTGTCATCCGCCAGCGGTATCTCAACTTGTTCATTGAGGAGTGCCTCAAGTTCTGCTCTTCAAGTCAGGAAGCCATAGAGAAG GCGCTGAACGAGGAGAAAGTGGCCTACGACCGGAGCCCCAGCAAGAACATCTATCTGAATGTCGCCGTGAACACCCTCAAGAAGCTCCGgggcctggctcccagccccacGCCGGGCCTCA AAACCGGCAGTAGGAGGGTCGTGTCCCACGAGATGGTGCTGGGGGGCAAGTTGGCCACTAAAACTAGCTTCTCGCTCAGCCGCCCGAGCAGCCCCCGGGTGGAGGACCTGAAAG GGGCTGCGCTGTACGGCCGCCTCAAGGAGTACCTGCTCACGGAGGAGCAGCTCAAGGAGCACGGCTACCCCTTCCCGCACCCCGAGCGGCCGGGGGGCGCCGTGCTCTTCACAGCCGAGGACAAGAAGCCCAAGGACT CCGCCTGCCGAATCTGCTGCCGCTGTGGCGCCGAGTACCTCGTGTCCCCGTCCGGCCGCTGCGTGCGCGCAGAGGAGTGTCACTACCACTGGGGGCGGCTCCGCCGGAACCGAg TGGCCGGCGGCTGGGAGACCCAGTACACGTGCTGCTCCGCCGCCATCGGCTCCACCGGCTGTCAGGTCGCCAAG CAACACGTGCAGGATGGCAGGAAGGAAAACCTCGAAGGCTTTGTGAAAACTTTTGATAAAGAGCTCGCAGAAGATGCCCACCCCGGCATTTACGCCCTGGACTGCGAGATG TCCTACACCACGCGCGGCCTGGAGCTGACGCGCGTCACGGTGGTGGACGCGGACGCGCAGGTGGTGTACGACACCTTCGTCAGGCCGGACAACGAGGTCGTGGACTACAACACCAG GTTTTCGGGGGTCACTGAGGCTGACCTCGTGGACACGAGCATCTCGCTCCGCGACGTGCAGGCCGTCCTCCTGAGCATGTTCAGCGCCGACACCGTCCTCATCGGGCACAGCCTGGAGAGCGACCTCCTGGCCTTGAAG GTCATTCACAGCACCGTGGTGGACACGTCTGTGCTCTTCCCGCACCGCCTGGGCCTCCCCTACAAGCGCTCCCTGCGGAACCTCATGGCCGACTACCTCAGACAGATCATCCAGGACAACG TGGACGGGCACAGCTCCAGCGAGGACGCCAGCGCCTGCATGCACCTGGTGATCTGGAAGATCCGAGAAGACGCCAAGACCAAGCGGTGA